A region from the uncultured Stenotrophomonas sp. genome encodes:
- a CDS encoding Glucokinase, whose protein sequence is MNGPMAIPCHEEAAAIAVIGADVGGTYARLGWMPTSGAAFAGAPVEIRDFTVYHCAEHPSLGAILCDYAARLRSDPAVPPVAHATVAIAGVLDGDHLLNTNLAWPVSLADTRRETGLDTLEIINDFAAVAGAILHAAPGSRHRLSAYAEQGAPGPALVLGPGTGLGVAVRLQGGHPPVLASEAGHAALAAGNALEMDVLRLLQQRHGHVDNEHVLSGPGLVTLYACLCEREGGTPRWNTPAEIVAAASTGHDPLAVASIRAFCGWLGSLAGDLALTFGARSVHLTGGITDHIARWLHEGDFMQRFLAKGRLSPMLQQVPVWRIEHGQLGVLGALAWHMEK, encoded by the coding sequence ATGAACGGCCCGATGGCAATCCCATGCCACGAAGAGGCTGCCGCCATTGCGGTCATCGGGGCCGACGTCGGCGGCACCTATGCCCGGCTGGGATGGATGCCGACGTCTGGCGCGGCCTTCGCCGGCGCGCCTGTCGAGATACGCGACTTCACCGTCTACCACTGCGCGGAGCATCCCAGCCTGGGGGCGATCCTGTGCGACTACGCGGCCCGGCTGCGCAGTGACCCGGCGGTACCGCCGGTGGCGCATGCCACGGTCGCCATCGCCGGCGTGCTGGATGGCGACCATCTGCTCAACACGAACCTGGCCTGGCCGGTGTCATTGGCCGATACCCGGCGCGAAACCGGGCTGGACACGCTGGAAATCATCAACGATTTCGCTGCCGTCGCCGGGGCCATTCTCCATGCCGCCCCCGGCAGCCGGCACCGGTTGTCCGCGTATGCCGAGCAGGGTGCCCCGGGCCCGGCGCTGGTGCTGGGCCCCGGTACCGGGCTCGGCGTGGCGGTGCGCCTGCAGGGCGGTCATCCGCCGGTACTGGCCAGCGAAGCCGGGCATGCGGCGCTGGCCGCGGGCAATGCGCTGGAAATGGATGTGCTGCGCCTGTTGCAGCAGCGCCACGGCCACGTCGACAACGAGCATGTGCTGTCCGGCCCTGGCCTGGTCACGCTGTATGCCTGCCTGTGCGAACGGGAAGGCGGCACGCCGCGCTGGAACACACCGGCCGAGATCGTCGCCGCGGCCTCCACCGGCCACGACCCGCTGGCTGTGGCCAGCATCCGCGCCTTCTGTGGCTGGCTGGGCAGCCTCGCCGGCGACCTCGCCCTCACTTTCGGTGCCCGCTCGGTGCACCTGACCGGCGGCATTACCGATCACATCGCCCGCTGGCTGCACGAGGGCGACTTCATGCAGCGTTTCCTCGCCAAGGGCAGGCTCTCGCCGATGTTGCAGCAGGTGCCGGTCTGGCGCATCGAGCATGGCCAGCTGGGGGTGCTGGGGGCATTGGCATGGCATATGGAGAAATAA
- a CDS encoding conserved hypothetical protein (Evidence 4 : Homologs of previously reported genes of unknown function): MRAAAINLRALPEQRDLIDQAASLLGKSRSDFMLETACARAQEVVLDQVFFTLSEEKFAQFVAMLDAPPKPNPGLERLLARKPVWEKT; encoded by the coding sequence ATGCGTGCCGCTGCCATCAATCTGCGCGCCTTGCCCGAGCAGCGTGACCTGATCGACCAGGCCGCCAGCCTGCTGGGCAAGAGCCGTTCCGATTTCATGCTGGAAACCGCCTGTGCGCGTGCACAGGAGGTGGTGCTGGATCAGGTGTTCTTCACCCTGAGCGAGGAGAAGTTCGCGCAATTCGTGGCGATGCTGGATGCGCCGCCGAAGCCGAATCCCGGCCTTGAGCGGCTGCTGGCGCGCAAGCCGGTCTGGGAAAAGACGTGA
- the ycaJ gene encoding recombination protein (Evidence 2a : Function of homologous gene experimentally demonstrated in an other organism; PubMedId : 11029431, 11459952, 7567469, 7628437; Product type cp : cell process) yields the protein MARSRNTFSEPPVDLLSADREGMRPLAERMRPRTLDEMVGQKRLLAPNTALRRAIEAGRVHSMVLWGPPGCGKTTLALLLAHYADAEFRAISAVLSGLPEVRQVLAEAAQRFAEGRRTVLFVDEVHRFNKTQQDAFLPHIERGTIIFVGATTENPSFELNSALLSRCRVHVLEAVSPEDVVEALQRALDDEERGLGGEGIRISPESLLEIARAADGDVRRALTLLEIAAELAAGEGGEITPETLLQVLADRTRRFDKGGEQFYDQISALHKSVRSSNPDGAIYWLARMLDGGCDPSYLLRRLTIMAVEDVGLADPRALEMAINVWNAYDRIGAPEGNIALSNLAIYLASTAKSNASYKALNAAQADIAKLGTQPVPMHLRNAPSRLMKSLGYGKGYQYDHDVEGGIALDQTAFPDEMGERVYYQPVERGLEIKLKEKLDRLRVAREQARAEKDAPGN from the coding sequence GTGGCCAGATCCCGAAACACCTTTTCCGAACCGCCTGTCGATCTGCTGAGCGCGGACCGCGAGGGCATGCGCCCGCTCGCCGAGCGCATGCGCCCGCGCACGCTGGACGAGATGGTCGGGCAGAAACGCCTGCTGGCGCCCAATACCGCCCTGCGTCGGGCGATCGAGGCCGGCCGCGTGCACTCGATGGTGCTGTGGGGGCCGCCGGGCTGCGGCAAGACCACCCTGGCGCTGCTGCTGGCACACTATGCCGACGCCGAGTTCCGCGCCATTTCAGCGGTGCTGTCCGGGCTGCCGGAAGTGCGGCAGGTGCTGGCCGAGGCCGCGCAGCGCTTCGCCGAGGGACGGCGCACCGTGCTGTTCGTCGACGAGGTACACCGCTTCAACAAGACCCAGCAGGATGCCTTCCTCCCGCACATCGAGCGCGGCACCATCATCTTCGTCGGCGCCACCACTGAGAACCCGTCGTTCGAGCTGAACTCGGCGCTGCTGTCGCGCTGCCGGGTGCACGTGCTCGAAGCGGTATCGCCCGAGGATGTGGTCGAAGCGCTGCAGCGGGCACTGGACGACGAGGAACGTGGCCTTGGCGGCGAGGGCATCCGCATCTCGCCCGAATCGCTGTTGGAAATCGCCCGTGCCGCCGACGGTGACGTGCGCCGTGCCCTGACCCTGCTGGAAATCGCCGCCGAGCTGGCGGCCGGCGAGGGCGGCGAAATCACCCCGGAGACGCTGTTGCAGGTGCTGGCCGACCGCACCCGGCGCTTCGACAAGGGCGGCGAGCAGTTCTACGACCAGATCTCGGCGCTGCACAAATCCGTGCGCAGCTCCAACCCGGACGGTGCGATCTACTGGCTGGCGCGCATGCTCGACGGCGGTTGCGACCCGTCCTACCTCCTGCGCCGGCTCACCATCATGGCGGTGGAGGACGTAGGGCTGGCCGACCCGCGCGCGCTGGAAATGGCGATCAACGTCTGGAACGCCTACGACCGCATCGGTGCGCCGGAGGGCAACATCGCCCTGTCCAACCTGGCCATCTACCTGGCCAGCACCGCCAAGTCCAACGCCAGCTACAAAGCCTTGAACGCGGCGCAGGCCGACATCGCCAAGCTCGGTACCCAACCGGTACCGATGCACTTGCGCAATGCTCCGTCGCGGCTGATGAAGTCGCTGGGCTACGGCAAGGGCTACCAGTACGACCACGACGTCGAAGGCGGCATCGCCCTCGACCAGACTGCCTTCCCCGACGAAATGGGCGAGCGCGTGTATTACCAGCCGGTCGAGCGCGGGCTGGAAATCAAGCTCAAAGAAAAGCTCGACCGCCTGCGTGTGGCCCGCGAGCAGGCGCGCGCGGAGAAGGATGCGCCGGGTAACTGA
- a CDS encoding GCN5-related N-acetyltransferase, which produces MRLPLTEPVALADSHRLDDFDCGEPELDDWLRRRARVNQLGGASRTFVVADADNVVRGYYALAAGAISHGLALGKIKRNMPDPVPAIVLGRLAVDRPAHGLGLGGDLLMDAVRRVIGISEQAGVRAMLVHALHERAQRFYGHFGFESSPLQPLVLMLRLDGGR; this is translated from the coding sequence ATGCGCTTGCCGCTGACGGAACCTGTGGCACTAGCGGATTCGCATCGATTGGACGATTTCGATTGTGGCGAGCCCGAACTCGACGACTGGTTGCGGCGGCGTGCGCGGGTCAACCAGTTGGGCGGTGCCAGCCGCACCTTCGTGGTGGCCGACGCTGACAACGTCGTGCGTGGCTATTACGCGCTGGCTGCCGGGGCGATTTCGCATGGGCTGGCCTTGGGCAAGATCAAACGCAACATGCCCGATCCGGTACCAGCCATCGTGTTGGGCCGCTTGGCAGTGGACAGGCCGGCACATGGCCTCGGCCTGGGTGGCGACTTGTTGATGGATGCCGTGCGGCGCGTGATCGGCATTTCCGAGCAGGCCGGTGTGCGCGCGATGCTGGTGCATGCGCTGCATGAACGCGCCCAGCGCTTCTACGGGCATTTCGGTTTCGAATCCTCACCGTTGCAGCCCTTGGTGCTGATGCTGCGGCTGGACGGTGGGCGCTGA
- the lolA gene encoding Outer-membrane lipoprotein carrier protein: MNATLRHTLIAVALAGAGFAGSAHAGARDDLNAFTNDLRGLDGQFSQQVFDTRGKLKESSSGHVALSAPRLFRWEYTRPYPQLIVADGSKVWVYEPDLEQATVRSQGEEEQNSPLTALVNPALLDRQYDVSEEAAPRDGMQWLSLSPKRETEASFQYAALGFGQNGLARMEIIDAVGQRTVIDFSGWKKNPSFANGTFRFVPGKNVDVIGER; this comes from the coding sequence ATGAATGCCACCCTGCGCCACACCCTGATTGCCGTCGCCCTGGCCGGTGCCGGGTTCGCCGGCAGCGCCCATGCCGGCGCGCGCGACGACCTCAATGCCTTCACCAATGACCTGCGCGGTCTGGACGGGCAGTTCAGTCAGCAGGTATTCGACACCCGCGGCAAGCTCAAGGAGTCGTCCAGTGGCCACGTTGCGCTGTCGGCGCCGCGCCTGTTCCGTTGGGAGTACACCCGCCCGTATCCGCAGTTGATCGTTGCCGATGGCAGCAAGGTGTGGGTCTACGAGCCCGACCTGGAGCAGGCCACGGTGCGCAGCCAGGGTGAGGAAGAGCAGAACAGCCCGCTGACCGCGCTGGTCAACCCGGCGTTGCTGGACCGCCAGTACGACGTCAGCGAGGAAGCCGCGCCGCGCGATGGCATGCAATGGCTGTCGCTGAGCCCCAAGCGCGAAACCGAGGCCAGCTTCCAGTACGCCGCGCTGGGCTTTGGCCAGAACGGGCTGGCGCGCATGGAAATCATCGACGCGGTGGGCCAGCGCACGGTGATCGACTTCAGCGGCTGGAAGAAGAACCCGAGCTTCGCCAACGGCACGTTCCGCTTCGTTCCCGGCAAGAACGTCGACGTCATCGGCGAACGCTGA
- the eda gene encoding multifunctional 2-keto-3-deoxygluconate 6-phosphate aldolase and 2-keto-4-hydroxyglutarate aldolase and oxaloacetate decarboxylase (Evidence 2a : Function of homologous gene experimentally demonstrated in an other organism; PubMedId : 11274385, 11342129, 14458448, 1978721, 4560498, 7007372, 7016177, 8344525; Product type e : enzyme) translates to MTIAQHQDRAEHLLTAAGILPVVTVHTLDQARAVSAALLEGGLPAIELTLRTPVAMEALAMLKRELPDVVVGAGTVLTVAQMQQAIDAGADFLVTPGTPPHLADALAEAPLPVVPGAATPTELLALVARGFRICKLFPATAVGGLAMVKGVAGPIAELKLCPTGGITEATAGDYLKQKNVVCIGGSWMVQDAWIRAGQWDEVKKSAAAAAAIVRTARAG, encoded by the coding sequence ATGACCATCGCCCAGCACCAGGATCGCGCCGAACACCTGCTCACCGCCGCCGGCATCCTGCCGGTCGTCACCGTCCACACCCTCGACCAGGCCCGCGCGGTCAGTGCCGCGCTGCTGGAAGGCGGCCTGCCAGCCATCGAACTGACCCTGCGCACGCCAGTGGCGATGGAAGCGCTGGCCATGCTCAAGCGCGAATTGCCCGATGTGGTGGTCGGCGCCGGCACCGTGCTGACCGTCGCACAGATGCAGCAGGCCATCGACGCCGGCGCCGACTTCCTCGTCACCCCCGGCACCCCGCCGCACCTGGCCGACGCGCTGGCCGAAGCGCCGCTGCCGGTGGTCCCCGGCGCGGCCACCCCGACCGAACTGCTGGCGCTGGTCGCGCGCGGTTTCCGCATCTGCAAGCTGTTCCCGGCCACCGCCGTGGGCGGGCTGGCGATGGTCAAGGGCGTGGCCGGGCCGATCGCCGAGCTCAAGCTCTGCCCCACCGGCGGCATCACCGAAGCCACCGCAGGCGACTACCTGAAACAGAAGAACGTGGTCTGCATCGGCGGCTCGTGGATGGTGCAGGACGCATGGATCCGTGCCGGCCAATGGGACGAAGTGAAGAAGTCCGCCGCCGCTGCCGCCGCCATCGTCCGCACCGCCCGTGCCGGCTGA
- a CDS encoding conserved hypothetical protein (Evidence 4 : Homologs of previously reported genes of unknown function), translated as MVSTTPPLAGTPMDETLPRMTNLFLQLGLDASEQGIAQFIRNHQLPCDTSIGEAAYWNEGQRQFLREKIDSDGVWAIVVDQLNESLHEDATRASTRG; from the coding sequence ATGGTATCGACCACTCCCCCGCTTGCCGGCACCCCGATGGACGAAACCCTCCCCCGCATGACCAACCTGTTCCTCCAGCTCGGCCTGGATGCCAGCGAACAGGGCATCGCGCAGTTCATCAGGAACCACCAGCTGCCGTGCGACACCAGCATTGGTGAAGCGGCGTACTGGAACGAAGGCCAGCGCCAGTTCCTGCGCGAGAAGATCGACAGCGATGGCGTCTGGGCCATCGTGGTCGACCAGTTGAACGAGTCGCTGCATGAGGACGCGACCAGGGCCAGTACCAGAGGCTGA